In a single window of the Terriglobus roseus genome:
- a CDS encoding PAS domain-containing protein yields MNEPKALGNEKRQKLANLFESAPVFLALLSGPDHVFELVNQAYRDLLGNRALVGKRVADGVPELVGTACMDRLDRVYASGEALVERGTRFSFVPTQGESLEDKFIDYAYRARRAADGTIAGILVLGVDTSLVHKLVQGTASEVAAFEDQVLHHSAEMTATYCRRGDSRIRRLVAG; encoded by the coding sequence TTGAACGAGCCGAAGGCCTTAGGAAACGAAAAGCGCCAAAAGTTGGCAAACCTCTTCGAGAGCGCCCCAGTTTTCCTCGCGCTTTTAAGTGGGCCGGACCACGTCTTCGAGTTGGTCAATCAAGCTTACCGTGACCTTCTTGGTAATCGCGCGCTAGTCGGCAAACGCGTCGCAGACGGTGTACCTGAACTTGTAGGGACGGCTTGCATGGACCGGCTTGATCGCGTTTACGCGAGCGGCGAGGCTCTGGTGGAGCGGGGCACTCGCTTTTCGTTTGTTCCGACGCAGGGAGAGTCACTGGAAGACAAGTTCATCGATTACGCGTACAGAGCACGACGCGCGGCCGATGGAACCATCGCCGGTATCCTCGTCTTAGGCGTGGATACGAGCCTAGTTCACAAGCTGGTACAAGGTACCGCATCGGAAGTGGCAGCATTCGAAGATCAAGTTCTTCATCATTCTGCTGAGATGACAGCGACGTACTGTCGGAGAGGGGATTCGAGGATTCGGCGTCTCGTCGCAGGGTGA